In Blastopirellula sediminis, the following proteins share a genomic window:
- a CDS encoding sugar phosphate isomerase/epimerase family protein produces MKFGMNLLLWSGDPDESLLPVIESLKEMGFDGVEIPLFNLDVDKWGKYGEKLKDLGLACTAVTVRNEGDNPISPDAKIRAEGVRLTKQTLDCCQALGAETLVGPYHSAIGIFSGNGPTADEWKWGVDSMRQVAEYAGEVNVMLGVEALNRFETYLLNTHADSARFAREVNHPNCKVMYDTFHSNIEEKDIAQAIRDCSDVLHHVHISENDRSTPGQGHIHWDTNFDALKEVGYDGWMVIEAFGLALPEIAAATKIWRKMFSTELDLAKEGLAFMKGEVTKRWG; encoded by the coding sequence ATGAAGTTCGGCATGAACCTGCTGTTGTGGTCCGGCGATCCCGATGAGAGCCTCTTGCCGGTGATCGAGAGCCTGAAAGAAATGGGCTTCGATGGCGTCGAAATTCCGCTCTTCAATCTCGATGTCGACAAGTGGGGCAAGTATGGCGAAAAGCTGAAGGACCTCGGTCTCGCCTGCACGGCGGTCACCGTTCGTAACGAAGGGGACAACCCGATCAGCCCCGACGCCAAGATTCGCGCCGAAGGGGTTCGCCTGACCAAGCAGACGCTCGATTGCTGCCAGGCGCTCGGCGCCGAGACGCTCGTCGGCCCGTATCACTCGGCGATCGGCATCTTCAGCGGCAACGGTCCGACCGCCGACGAATGGAAATGGGGGGTCGATTCGATGCGTCAGGTCGCCGAATACGCCGGCGAAGTGAACGTGATGCTGGGGGTCGAAGCGCTCAATCGCTTTGAAACCTACCTGCTGAACACGCACGCCGACTCGGCTCGCTTCGCACGGGAAGTGAATCATCCCAACTGCAAAGTGATGTACGACACGTTCCACTCGAACATCGAAGAAAAAGATATCGCCCAAGCGATCCGCGATTGCTCCGACGTGCTGCACCACGTCCATATCTCGGAAAACGATCGCAGCACCCCGGGCCAAGGGCACATCCACTGGGACACCAACTTCGACGCGCTGAAGGAAGTCGGCTACGACGGCTGGATGGTGATCGAAGCGTTCGGTCTCGCCTTGCCCGAAATCGCCGCCGCGACGAAGATCTGGCGTAAGATGTTCTCGACCGAACTCGACCTGGCGAAAGAAGGGCTCGCCTTCATGAAGGGCGAAGTCACCAAGCGTTGGGGCTAA
- the scpB gene encoding SMC-Scp complex subunit ScpB — MSSSELPPDDDDFGDDLDEGLSLEKLSAAFAAAMGGDEPYESGEEEEPAETEEEDESSEEAVARVLATEEEPDDCELSPRTILEAMLFVGSPDNSPLSAEKGAARMRGVAVDEIADLVEELNQAYREEGCPYEIVSSGGGFRMSLRDDFGRLREKFYGKVREAKLSQPAVDVLALVAYNQNITREEVDKMRGKPSGPLLNQLVRRELLQLERTGKGKEKQKTYSTTDRFLEMFRLTSLEDLPQPQGLDLED, encoded by the coding sequence ATGAGCAGCAGCGAACTTCCACCGGATGACGACGACTTCGGCGACGACCTGGACGAAGGGTTGTCGCTGGAGAAGCTGAGCGCTGCGTTCGCTGCTGCGATGGGAGGGGACGAGCCGTACGAGTCCGGTGAGGAAGAAGAGCCGGCCGAAACGGAAGAAGAGGACGAATCGTCCGAAGAGGCGGTCGCCCGCGTTTTGGCGACCGAAGAAGAGCCGGACGACTGCGAGCTTTCTCCCCGCACGATCCTCGAGGCGATGCTCTTTGTCGGCAGCCCCGACAACTCGCCTCTGTCGGCCGAAAAAGGCGCCGCCCGGATGCGCGGCGTCGCCGTCGACGAAATCGCCGACCTGGTCGAAGAGCTGAATCAGGCCTATCGCGAAGAAGGTTGCCCTTACGAGATCGTCTCGTCTGGCGGCGGCTTCCGGATGTCGCTCCGCGACGACTTCGGACGACTGCGGGAAAAGTTCTACGGCAAAGTCCGCGAAGCGAAGCTATCGCAGCCGGCGGTCGACGTGCTGGCGCTGGTCGCCTACAACCAGAACATCACCCGCGAAGAAGTCGACAAAATGCGGGGCAAACCGAGCGGCCCCCTGCTCAATCAACTGGTCCGCCGCGAACTGCTGCAACTCGAGCGGACCGGCAAGGGAAAAGAGAAGCAAAAGACCTACTCGACGACCGACCGCTTTCTCGAAATGTTCCGCCTGACGTCGCTCGAAGACCTGCCGCAACCGCAGGGATTGGATTTGGAGGATTAG
- a CDS encoding anthranilate synthase component II, producing MILLIDNYDSFTYNLVQRLGEIDPALDLRVVRNDKITVEEIEKLGPTHLIVSPGPCTPTEAGISVESIQHFAGKLPILGVCLGHQSMGQAFGGVIVRAERLMHGKTDEIHHDDKGLFAGMPNPFIATRYHSLVIRPDTLPAGFEVSAWSYLPNGEKEIMGIRHREWPMEGLQFHPESFLSQTGTQMLERFLQMTSPQTA from the coding sequence ATGATCTTGCTGATCGATAACTACGACTCGTTCACCTATAACCTGGTTCAGCGTTTGGGTGAAATTGACCCGGCGCTTGATCTTCGCGTCGTTCGCAACGACAAGATCACGGTCGAAGAGATCGAGAAACTGGGGCCGACCCATCTGATCGTCTCGCCTGGTCCTTGCACGCCGACCGAAGCCGGCATCTCGGTCGAGTCGATCCAGCACTTCGCCGGCAAGTTGCCAATCCTGGGAGTTTGCCTCGGCCATCAGTCGATGGGTCAGGCCTTCGGCGGCGTGATCGTCCGAGCCGAGCGTCTGATGCACGGCAAGACCGACGAGATTCATCACGACGACAAAGGGCTGTTCGCCGGCATGCCCAACCCGTTCATTGCGACTCGCTATCACAGCTTGGTGATTCGCCCCGACACGCTCCCCGCAGGCTTTGAAGTTTCGGCTTGGAGCTATCTCCCCAACGGCGAGAAGGAAATCATGGGGATTCGCCATCGTGAGTGGCCGATGGAAGGGCTGCAATTTCACCCGGAAAGCTTCTTGAGCCAAACCGGCACGCAGATGCTAGAGCGTTTTTTGCAAATGACCTCTCCGCAAACCGCATAG